The following proteins are encoded in a genomic region of Oceanotoga teriensis:
- a CDS encoding GNAT family N-acetyltransferase yields the protein MNISIFSFLFKDVDFFKMAYDIRKKVFIEEQNVPPNLELDGLDAGCIHYVLIHDENPVCTARVRYLNSSEVKLERVATIYEFRKKGLGKELINYIESDLLKRKVKKITLNSQLSAKKFYEKLGYKSISDIFLEAGIEHLKMEKYL from the coding sequence ATGAATATTTCTATTTTTTCTTTTTTATTTAAAGATGTAGATTTTTTTAAAATGGCTTATGATATTAGAAAAAAAGTCTTTATCGAAGAACAAAATGTACCACCAAATCTTGAATTAGACGGTTTAGATGCAGGTTGTATTCACTATGTTCTTATACATGACGAAAATCCTGTTTGTACTGCAAGAGTAAGATATTTAAATAGTTCTGAAGTTAAACTCGAACGTGTTGCAACTATATATGAATTCAGAAAAAAAGGTCTCGGGAAAGAACTTATTAACTATATTGAAAGTGATTTATTGAAAAGAAAAGTAAAAAAGATAACTTTGAATTCTCAACTTTCTGCAAAAAAATTTTATGAAAAATTGGGTTATAAATCTATTTCAGATATTTTTTTAGAAGCTGGAATTGAACATTTAAAAATGGAAAAATATTTATAA
- a CDS encoding M16 family metallopeptidase, with the protein MYSLHKMKNGMDVILLPRKTMRSAAVMYCVKTGSSHEKEEIAGISHFIEHTVFRKTKNRNNIMIKKPLEEVGGSLNAFTTRNMTVFYSKVPSIEIETAIDILSDITFNATLIDEDIEKERNVILEEIAMYEDDPVDLTFENLSKNIFDEDFARPVIGYKHTVRELNNRKLYPYYKKHYNPSNTIVVVSGGFDEEKILKKFKEMNIGESGINNDFKSPILKKEDILIKKTKKELSQNYIINAFKAPNKKSEYYYPSLILNTLLGSGMSSLLFNKIREEEGLVYEIATDYNAYRENGLFLIFAATTSENIKNYNDRLSETIYNFSDRKDLNEWFNYGKKRLIGRLTIDIESNVALGMNTLDSYLTYGRIVNIDEIVEKIQKVQMEDVIEASNIIFSSNRYTSMLNPE; encoded by the coding sequence TTGTACAGTTTACATAAAATGAAAAATGGCATGGATGTTATACTTCTCCCAAGAAAGACTATGAGAAGTGCTGCTGTTATGTACTGTGTAAAAACAGGTTCTTCTCATGAAAAAGAAGAAATAGCTGGAATATCTCATTTTATAGAACACACAGTTTTTAGAAAAACTAAAAATAGAAATAATATAATGATAAAAAAACCTCTTGAAGAAGTTGGTGGAAGTTTAAATGCTTTTACTACAAGAAACATGACAGTTTTTTACTCAAAAGTTCCAAGTATAGAAATAGAAACAGCTATAGATATACTTTCCGATATAACTTTTAATGCTACGCTCATAGATGAAGACATAGAAAAAGAAAGAAATGTAATACTTGAAGAAATTGCAATGTATGAAGATGATCCAGTAGATTTAACTTTTGAAAATCTTTCTAAAAATATTTTCGATGAAGATTTTGCAAGACCTGTTATAGGATATAAGCATACCGTTAGAGAATTAAATAATAGAAAACTTTATCCTTATTACAAAAAACATTATAATCCTTCAAATACAATAGTTGTAGTTTCTGGAGGATTTGATGAAGAAAAAATATTGAAAAAATTTAAAGAGATGAATATTGGAGAGTCTGGTATTAATAATGACTTTAAAAGTCCGATATTAAAAAAAGAAGATATATTAATAAAAAAGACAAAGAAAGAATTATCTCAAAATTATATAATAAATGCATTTAAAGCTCCAAATAAAAAAAGTGAATATTATTATCCAAGTCTCATATTGAACACTTTATTAGGAAGTGGGATGAGTTCTCTTTTATTCAATAAAATAAGAGAAGAAGAAGGATTAGTATATGAGATTGCTACGGATTACAATGCCTATAGAGAAAATGGATTATTTTTGATATTTGCTGCTACTACATCTGAGAATATAAAAAATTATAATGATAGATTAAGTGAAACCATATATAATTTTAGTGATAGAAAAGATTTAAATGAGTGGTTTAATTATGGTAAAAAAAGATTAATAGGTAGATTAACTATAGACATTGAAAGTAATGTAGCACTTGGAATGAACACATTGGATTCTTATTTAACTTATGGAAGAATTGTAAATATAGATGAAATTGTTGAAAAAATCCAAAAAGTACAAATGGAAGATGTTATTGAAGCTTCAAATATTATATTTTCTTCTAATAGATATACATCTATGTTAAATCCCGAATAA
- a CDS encoding Na+/H+ antiporter NhaC family protein yields MDYGFWSLIPPIVAIGLAFLTKRVLLSLFAGILSGALIVTHGNIIDAFVKIIKLMWDNLEFSNFKSFESFNDSWNLFILLFLIILGIMVALISRAGGALAYGNWASKKINSKKGASLSTFLLGILIFLDDYFNSLTVGTVMKPVTDKHNISRAKLAYIIDSTAAPICIIAPISSWVAEVISQLTQSGVGTGELSNFNPYNVFLSSIFFNSYAILTIFMVILISVKKFDFGPMYEHEYNAEFNNDLFNGNKDASNEVEMDVIPGKNGKVIDLVLPVLVLIISIISFMLYTGDFVLFGGENNLAVAFENMNSAFALFWGGLISLIFTIIYFLIRKTINFKEFGSLSYKGFKMMLPAIKILIFAWTIGSIIRNDLQTGEYIVSLASDNFPIEIMPALFFIISGIVSFSTGTSWGTFGILIPIAIPMALHTGRLDLIIPMVSGVLSGAIYGDHASPISDTTILSSTGAGCHHIDHVQTQFPYATTVAIISFTGFLIVGFLAKFGLLIAGSISLIFGFITLYFAVKILHNKTEKKYSKNISK; encoded by the coding sequence ATGGATTATGGTTTTTGGTCTCTAATTCCACCTATCGTGGCAATTGGTTTGGCTTTTTTAACCAAAAGGGTTTTATTATCACTTTTTGCTGGAATTTTATCCGGTGCTTTAATCGTCACTCATGGAAATATTATAGATGCTTTTGTAAAAATAATAAAATTAATGTGGGATAATTTAGAATTTTCTAATTTTAAATCCTTTGAATCATTTAATGATTCTTGGAATTTATTTATTTTATTATTTTTAATAATTCTTGGAATAATGGTAGCTTTGATATCAAGAGCTGGTGGTGCTCTTGCTTATGGAAATTGGGCATCTAAAAAAATAAATTCAAAAAAAGGTGCTTCTTTATCAACTTTTTTACTCGGAATTTTAATATTTTTAGATGATTATTTCAATTCTTTAACAGTTGGAACTGTAATGAAACCTGTTACTGATAAACATAATATTTCTAGGGCTAAATTAGCTTACATAATAGATTCAACAGCTGCCCCAATTTGTATAATTGCACCTATATCAAGCTGGGTTGCAGAGGTTATTTCACAATTAACTCAATCAGGAGTTGGCACAGGTGAACTTTCTAATTTTAATCCTTATAATGTATTTTTAAGTTCTATATTTTTTAATTCTTATGCAATCTTGACAATTTTTATGGTTATACTAATAAGCGTTAAAAAATTTGATTTTGGCCCTATGTATGAACATGAATATAATGCTGAATTTAATAATGATTTATTTAATGGTAATAAAGATGCATCAAACGAAGTTGAAATGGATGTTATTCCTGGTAAAAATGGTAAAGTTATTGATTTAGTTCTCCCGGTTCTCGTATTAATTATATCTATAATATCTTTTATGCTTTATACAGGAGATTTTGTTTTATTTGGCGGAGAAAATAATCTTGCAGTAGCTTTCGAAAATATGAATTCTGCTTTTGCATTATTCTGGGGTGGGTTAATTTCTTTAATTTTTACTATAATTTATTTTTTAATTAGAAAAACTATAAATTTTAAAGAGTTCGGTTCTCTATCTTATAAAGGTTTTAAAATGATGCTACCAGCAATAAAAATATTAATATTTGCATGGACAATAGGATCTATTATAAGAAACGATCTTCAAACTGGAGAATATATCGTAAGTCTTGCAAGTGATAATTTCCCTATAGAAATAATGCCTGCATTATTTTTTATAATATCTGGAATTGTATCTTTTTCAACCGGAACAAGTTGGGGAACTTTTGGTATACTCATTCCAATAGCAATCCCTATGGCTTTACATACAGGAAGACTTGATTTAATAATTCCTATGGTATCTGGTGTTCTTTCTGGTGCAATATATGGAGATCATGCTTCACCTATATCAGATACTACCATATTGAGTTCAACAGGAGCAGGTTGTCATCATATAGATCATGTTCAGACTCAATTTCCATATGCAACCACAGTTGCAATAATATCATTTACAGGTTTTTTAATAGTTGGTTTTTTAGCTAAGTTTGGATTATTAATTGCAGGATCCATTAGTTTAATTTTTGGATTTATCACCTTATATTTTGCAGTAAAAATATTACATAATAAAACAGAAAAAAAATATTCTAAAAATATATCAAAATAA
- a CDS encoding polyribonucleotide nucleotidyltransferase: MKFWEKEIFGRKLRIENGKMAKQSHGSILLTFNESTILLTVNASETAKPGTDFLPLTVDFKEKFYAIGKIPGGFVKREGRPSEEAILSSRLIDRPIRPLFPKDFHNEIQVISTVFSMLNDDSIETWSIAAASLALNISPIPFNGVVAGVRVGLIDGEYIAFPTQEQLSKSEIDIVVAGSKEAITMVEGEAHEVSEEIMVEALNFSHKAIKEIISIQEEIISEFNIEKWEVEVPEYPEEFINDFKSLINKETLFEALMVEGKKNKDKKLKEFKDSVFEKFEELYLDKWTEEFYLEKKSYLKETYEEIFKKLMRRSIVDDNKRADGRKIDEIRPITCEIGVIPRVHGSALFTRGETQSLGITTLGAPMDVQMVDTIFSDEDKRFMLHYNFPPFSTGEVRPLRGPGRREIGHGHLAERSHKNLIPSESEFPYTIRVVSEILESNGSSSMATVCSASLSMMDAGIPLKKHVAGVAMGLIFEEDKNVVLTDILGIEDHLGDMDFKVTGTREGITAFQMDVKVDKVNEEIMREALDRAKIARLKILNLMYDAISEPRPELSPFVPKIKTITIPVNKIGDVIGPGGRIIKKINETYNTETSIDDEGIVKVSGMAEDMVDKAIKYITGLVSEIEKGKVYEGKIKRVEKYGVFVEVLPGKSGLLHISNMSKKPTELKIDDKINVEVISIESQSKFQLKEEGYEKPKRAPRPEKTSNDKNDSNNDEKKDKDIEKENGGN; this comes from the coding sequence ATGAAATTTTGGGAAAAAGAAATATTCGGAAGAAAACTTAGAATCGAAAATGGAAAAATGGCTAAACAATCACATGGTTCTATCTTGTTGACTTTTAACGAATCTACAATATTATTAACCGTTAATGCATCTGAAACTGCTAAACCAGGAACAGATTTTTTACCTTTAACAGTAGATTTTAAAGAAAAATTTTATGCAATAGGAAAAATTCCTGGTGGATTCGTTAAAAGAGAAGGAAGACCATCTGAAGAAGCTATTTTATCTTCAAGACTTATAGATAGACCTATAAGGCCTTTATTTCCAAAGGATTTTCATAATGAAATACAGGTAATATCAACTGTTTTTTCTATGTTAAATGATGATTCTATTGAAACTTGGAGTATAGCAGCAGCTTCTCTTGCTTTGAATATATCTCCAATACCTTTTAACGGTGTTGTAGCTGGTGTTAGAGTAGGATTGATTGATGGAGAATATATAGCTTTTCCAACTCAAGAACAACTTTCAAAATCAGAAATAGACATAGTTGTTGCTGGTTCAAAAGAAGCTATTACAATGGTTGAAGGAGAAGCACATGAAGTTAGTGAAGAAATTATGGTTGAAGCATTGAATTTTTCTCATAAGGCTATAAAAGAAATAATATCTATTCAAGAAGAAATTATATCTGAATTTAATATAGAAAAATGGGAAGTTGAAGTGCCAGAATATCCTGAAGAGTTTATAAATGATTTTAAATCTTTAATAAATAAAGAAACTCTTTTTGAAGCGCTTATGGTAGAAGGTAAAAAAAATAAAGATAAAAAACTAAAGGAATTCAAGGATTCAGTATTTGAAAAGTTTGAAGAATTATATCTTGATAAATGGACAGAAGAATTTTATCTTGAAAAGAAAAGTTATTTAAAAGAAACTTATGAAGAAATATTTAAGAAACTCATGAGAAGATCTATAGTAGATGATAATAAAAGAGCCGATGGAAGAAAGATAGACGAAATAAGACCTATTACATGTGAAATAGGAGTCATTCCAAGAGTTCATGGTTCTGCACTCTTTACTAGAGGAGAGACTCAATCTTTAGGAATAACAACACTTGGAGCACCTATGGATGTTCAAATGGTTGATACTATTTTTTCTGACGAAGATAAAAGATTTATGTTACATTATAATTTTCCACCATTTTCAACTGGAGAAGTAAGACCTTTAAGAGGCCCAGGAAGAAGAGAGATAGGTCATGGTCATCTTGCAGAAAGATCACATAAAAATTTAATACCTTCAGAATCTGAATTTCCATATACAATAAGAGTTGTATCTGAAATATTAGAATCAAATGGTTCATCTTCTATGGCTACAGTATGTTCAGCTTCTTTGTCCATGATGGATGCCGGAATACCTCTAAAAAAACATGTTGCTGGTGTTGCCATGGGTTTAATATTTGAAGAAGATAAAAATGTAGTGTTAACTGATATTCTTGGAATTGAAGATCATTTAGGAGATATGGATTTTAAAGTTACTGGAACGAGAGAAGGAATAACAGCTTTTCAGATGGATGTAAAAGTTGATAAAGTAAATGAAGAAATAATGCGTGAAGCTCTTGATAGAGCTAAAATTGCAAGATTAAAAATATTAAATTTAATGTATGATGCTATATCTGAACCAAGACCAGAACTTTCTCCATTTGTACCTAAAATAAAAACTATTACAATACCAGTAAACAAAATTGGAGATGTCATTGGACCTGGTGGAAGAATAATAAAGAAAATAAATGAGACATATAATACAGAGACATCCATTGATGATGAAGGAATTGTTAAAGTTAGTGGTATGGCTGAAGATATGGTAGATAAAGCAATAAAATATATAACAGGTCTCGTATCTGAAATAGAAAAAGGAAAAGTATATGAAGGAAAAATAAAAAGAGTAGAAAAATACGGAGTTTTTGTGGAAGTTTTGCCTGGAAAATCAGGATTATTACATATTTCAAATATGTCAAAAAAACCAACTGAATTAAAAATTGATGATAAAATAAATGTAGAAGTAATAAGTATAGAATCTCAATCTAAATTCCAATTAAAAGAAGAAGGATATGAAAAACCTAAACGTGCTCCAAGACCAGAGAAAACTTCAAATGATAAAAATGATTCAAATAATGATGAAAAAAAAGATAAAGATATAGAAAAAGAAAATGGGGGTAATTAA
- a CDS encoding HD-GYP domain-containing protein encodes MRKVLFSDLQPGYVIAEDVTKNSIILLSEGTVLTAHDIQQLKNYSIKMVYVYDEDDFQMDKDIKIIFKEIPPVVEKQKYESWTNQFEKVKDITKLNENSEELNTLVKDIYSTFVEEENIVLNLFHAIGDEALTAHSINTAIISSIISVNLKMPYVFTFQLLKASLLHDIGYSFLGERVINDYEDLENKTVKSHLISGYKAMKNFKDNISKEAIDAILEHHERYDGKGIFMRLSGERINPLVRILQVGDAYDSMIESGKNPYEAISFLLKQSGKMFDPYYVSTFFSITGLYPTGTTVLLNNNKKAIVVKKGRATVFPVVEMDGERIETGSETGIFIKEVLKGE; translated from the coding sequence ATGAGAAAGGTTTTATTTTCTGATTTACAACCAGGTTATGTAATTGCTGAGGATGTTACAAAAAATTCTATTATATTATTATCAGAAGGAACAGTTCTAACTGCTCATGATATACAACAATTAAAAAATTATTCTATAAAAATGGTATATGTTTATGATGAAGACGATTTTCAAATGGATAAAGATATAAAGATAATATTTAAAGAAATACCTCCAGTAGTTGAAAAACAAAAATATGAGTCATGGACTAATCAATTCGAAAAAGTAAAAGATATAACAAAATTGAATGAAAACTCAGAAGAATTAAATACATTAGTAAAAGATATATACTCAACTTTTGTTGAAGAAGAAAATATAGTTTTAAATCTTTTTCATGCAATAGGTGATGAAGCTTTAACAGCACATTCTATAAATACGGCGATTATATCTTCAATAATCTCTGTAAATTTAAAGATGCCTTATGTATTTACATTTCAACTTTTAAAAGCAAGTCTTTTACATGATATAGGATATTCTTTTTTAGGAGAAAGAGTTATAAATGACTATGAAGATCTTGAAAATAAAACTGTAAAATCACATTTAATATCTGGATACAAAGCTATGAAAAATTTTAAAGATAATATATCTAAAGAAGCAATAGATGCAATACTTGAACATCATGAAAGATATGATGGAAAAGGAATATTTATGAGATTATCTGGGGAGAGAATAAATCCTTTGGTAAGAATACTTCAAGTTGGAGATGCTTATGATTCAATGATAGAATCTGGAAAAAATCCATATGAAGCAATAAGTTTCCTTTTAAAGCAGTCTGGAAAGATGTTCGATCCATATTATGTGAGTACATTTTTTTCTATAACTGGATTATATCCAACAGGTACAACTGTTCTTTTAAATAATAATAAAAAAGCTATAGTTGTAAAAAAAGGACGTGCAACAGTGTTCCCCGTCGTTGAAATGGATGGTGAAAGAATAGAAACTGGATCTGAAACTGGTATATTTATAAAAGAGGTTTTAAAAGGTGAATGA
- a CDS encoding PadR family transcriptional regulator, whose amino-acid sequence MKNIPFIKATILNYLYSKKELTGYDFMKFCSKQNIKISPGSVYPHLKKLENDGYIKYKKEGKKKVYTFTEEGLNYFKSLNISNELIDKTFNKVQFVINCNCENVNYEIKNNIKNLIKELSDLDWKKKNDILNFLDKINILEKSIIKFLNEGSNQI is encoded by the coding sequence ATGAAAAATATTCCATTTATAAAAGCTACTATTTTAAATTATTTGTATTCTAAAAAAGAACTTACTGGATATGATTTTATGAAATTTTGTTCGAAACAAAATATAAAAATCTCTCCTGGAAGTGTTTATCCTCATTTAAAAAAATTAGAAAATGATGGTTATATAAAGTATAAAAAAGAAGGAAAGAAAAAAGTATATACTTTTACAGAAGAAGGATTGAATTATTTTAAAAGTTTAAATATATCAAATGAATTAATAGATAAGACATTTAATAAAGTTCAATTTGTTATAAATTGCAATTGTGAAAATGTGAACTATGAAATTAAAAATAATATAAAAAATCTTATTAAAGAACTTTCTGATTTAGATTGGAAGAAAAAAAATGATATTTTAAATTTTTTAGATAAAATAAATATACTTGAAAAAAGTATAATAAAATTTTTGAATGAAGGGAGTAATCAGATATGA
- a CDS encoding helix-turn-helix domain-containing protein, translating to MINDKIKKICEYTFYMTDCDTYIFEEKTQIVLLYDGFKYKSIINSNIIKILKNTDRYLSIKKIKNKIYLIGYFKYYESYIIVKIDERDNHNLNKSVLYYSIFLKNLIENNHNIIEKIYENTLLNYNFDNEYNEIEETIETETEKYFFNMEDKIFNNFKNKKFDEVKEDLSFLIESIENLNYNKNEFRLIKNLYIILISDLIDIAIDIFNEKKLFYDLLYKYMIKIESIKNMTILKLNAISFIEDIKQIQIHHSTKKYSLKVKKIIKYIEKNLNKNIKLEEISLNIGISKSHMCKIFKKEMNKTINDYIIDRKIEKAKNLLKYTDLNIKNIYSEIGFNDQSYFSFIFKKKVGVTPIQYKNSNHII from the coding sequence ATGATAAATGATAAAATAAAAAAGATATGTGAATATACTTTCTATATGACTGATTGTGATACTTATATTTTCGAGGAAAAGACTCAAATAGTTCTTTTATATGATGGATTTAAATATAAAAGTATAATAAATTCAAATATAATAAAAATTTTAAAAAACACTGACAGATATTTAAGTATAAAAAAAATAAAAAATAAAATTTATTTGATTGGATATTTTAAGTATTATGAATCATATATTATAGTTAAAATAGATGAAAGAGATAATCATAATTTAAATAAATCTGTTTTGTATTATTCAATTTTTTTGAAAAATCTTATTGAAAATAATCATAATATTATAGAAAAAATATATGAAAATACCCTTTTGAATTATAATTTTGATAATGAATATAATGAAATAGAAGAAACTATAGAAACCGAAACAGAAAAATATTTTTTTAATATGGAAGATAAAATATTTAATAATTTTAAAAATAAAAAATTTGATGAAGTTAAAGAAGATTTATCTTTTTTAATAGAATCAATAGAAAATTTGAACTATAATAAAAATGAATTTAGACTTATAAAAAATTTATATATCATTTTAATATCAGATTTAATAGATATAGCGATAGATATATTTAATGAGAAAAAGTTATTTTATGATTTATTATATAAATATATGATAAAAATAGAATCTATAAAAAATATGACTATTTTAAAACTAAATGCAATAAGTTTTATTGAAGATATAAAACAAATTCAAATACATCATAGCACAAAAAAATATAGTTTAAAAGTAAAAAAAATAATAAAATATATAGAAAAAAATTTAAATAAAAATATAAAATTAGAAGAAATTTCTTTAAATATAGGAATATCTAAAAGTCATATGTGTAAAATATTTAAAAAAGAAATGAATAAAACTATTAATGATTATATAATAGATAGAAAAATAGAAAAAGCTAAAAATCTTTTAAAATATACAGATTTAAATATAAAAAATATATACTCAGAGATTGGGTTTAATGATCAAAGTTATTTCAGTTTTATTTTTAAAAAAAAAGTAGGAGTTACTCCTATACAATATAAAAACAGTAATCATATAATTTGA
- a CDS encoding FAD-dependent oxidoreductase has product MKVVIVGGVAGGATAAARLRRLDEKIEIIIIERGEHVSFANCGLPYHIGNIIKERDQLLLETPETFKNKLNIDVRTKNEVIEINKIDKKIKVQNLNNKNIYFENYDYLILSPGAKPIKPRIEGIQSEGVFVLRNVEDMDNIKEYIKNREKILVVGGGFIGIEMAENLLHIGKSVEIVEMADQLMTPVDYEIASIIHNHCNDKGLKLNLSNAVTKIEKENNFLKVLFSNGESKNFDVIIMSTGVIPEKELALNCGLELGNTGIKVNEYMQTSCENIYAVGDAVEINNLISGQKNLIPLAGPANKQARIAANNIYYGNKEKYKGALGTSIAKIFDMTIASTGLNEKRLKAMKIDYISSITTSKSHAGYYPGASLITLKILFNRDGKIFGAQAVGEDGVDKRIDVISTAIKAGLKVWDLEELELTYAPPFGSAKDPVNYAGFVANNIIKGDIEVIDWDKIKEIENHIILDVRNKDEINDNNIIKEGSFINIPLSELRKNLNMLEKDKTYITYCTMGLRGYIAYRILKLNGYKVYNLNGGFRVYSNAKKSKKMHK; this is encoded by the coding sequence ATGAAAGTTGTTATAGTTGGGGGAGTAGCTGGAGGAGCAACAGCTGCAGCAAGATTAAGAAGATTGGATGAAAAAATAGAAATAATTATTATTGAAAGGGGAGAGCATGTAAGTTTTGCTAATTGTGGATTACCTTATCATATAGGAAATATAATAAAAGAAAGAGATCAACTATTATTAGAAACTCCAGAAACATTTAAAAACAAATTAAATATAGATGTAAGAACCAAAAATGAAGTTATAGAAATAAATAAAATTGATAAAAAAATTAAAGTTCAAAATTTAAATAATAAAAATATTTATTTTGAAAATTATGATTATTTAATTTTATCTCCTGGTGCTAAACCTATAAAACCAAGAATTGAAGGTATTCAAAGTGAAGGTGTTTTTGTTTTAAGAAATGTTGAAGATATGGATAATATAAAAGAATATATAAAAAATAGAGAAAAAATTCTTGTTGTTGGTGGAGGATTTATAGGTATAGAAATGGCTGAAAATTTATTACATATAGGTAAAAGTGTTGAAATAGTTGAAATGGCCGATCAATTAATGACACCTGTTGATTATGAAATAGCTTCTATAATTCACAATCATTGTAATGATAAAGGCTTGAAATTAAATCTTTCAAATGCTGTTACTAAAATAGAAAAGGAAAATAATTTTTTAAAAGTGTTATTTTCTAATGGAGAAAGTAAAAACTTTGATGTAATTATAATGTCAACAGGTGTAATACCTGAAAAAGAATTGGCTTTGAATTGCGGTTTAGAATTGGGTAATACTGGAATAAAAGTAAATGAATATATGCAAACTTCATGTGAAAATATATATGCCGTTGGTGATGCTGTTGAAATTAATAATTTAATAAGTGGACAAAAGAACCTTATACCTCTTGCAGGTCCAGCTAATAAACAAGCAAGAATAGCAGCTAATAATATATATTATGGAAATAAAGAAAAATATAAAGGAGCTTTGGGAACTTCTATTGCTAAAATATTTGATATGACTATCGCATCGACTGGGTTAAATGAAAAAAGACTAAAAGCAATGAAAATAGATTATATTAGTTCTATTACCACTTCAAAGTCTCATGCCGGATATTATCCTGGTGCTTCTCTTATAACTTTAAAAATCCTTTTTAATAGAGATGGAAAGATATTTGGCGCTCAAGCTGTTGGAGAAGATGGAGTCGATAAAAGAATAGATGTTATATCAACAGCGATAAAAGCTGGATTAAAAGTTTGGGATTTAGAAGAATTAGAATTAACCTATGCACCGCCTTTTGGTTCAGCAAAAGATCCTGTTAATTATGCAGGTTTTGTTGCTAATAATATAATCAAAGGTGATATAGAAGTTATTGATTGGGATAAAATTAAAGAAATTGAAAATCATATTATATTAGATGTCAGAAATAAAGATGAAATAAATGATAATAATATAATAAAAGAGGGAAGTTTTATAAATATTCCATTATCTGAATTGAGAAAAAATTTGAATATGCTTGAAAAAGATAAAACTTATATAACTTATTGTACAATGGGATTAAGAGGATATATTGCATATAGGATTTTAAAATTGAATGGTTATAAAGTTTATAATTTAAATGGTGGATTTAGAGTTTATTCAAACGCAAAAAAAAGTAAAAAAATGCATAAATAA
- the rpsO gene encoding 30S ribosomal protein S15 produces MARGLEQDYKKELIEEFKINQKDTGSVEVQVAILSARIKHITDHLKKHPKDFHSRRGLMSMVGKRRKMLKYLKKEKPELYQEMIKKLQIRG; encoded by the coding sequence ATGGCTAGAGGATTAGAACAAGACTATAAGAAAGAACTTATAGAAGAATTTAAAATTAATCAAAAGGATACGGGATCTGTTGAAGTTCAAGTTGCTATTCTTTCTGCAAGGATAAAACATATAACCGATCATTTAAAAAAACATCCTAAGGATTTTCATTCAAGAAGAGGTTTGATGTCAATGGTTGGAAAGAGAAGAAAGATGCTTAAATACTTGAAAAAGGAAAAACCAGAATTATATCAAGAAATGATAAAAAAACTTCAAATAAGAGGATAA